Proteins found in one Sandaracinaceae bacterium genomic segment:
- a CDS encoding DUF4336 domain-containing protein → MLEPIAEGVWVAHTPHVMMGLHLGTRMTVVRLADGLWVHSPIGLGGGLREAVDALGEVRHVVAPNVYHHMYVPEAMAAWPDATLHAPASLRKKRRDLDIHRTLSEERVWGDALEPLTIDGCMLEETVFFHPSTRTLVTSDLTENFQSCDHLPTRLYLKASGTYGKVGWPRPLRLLYRDRRAARASVERLLAWDFDRVVIAHGTDILREGAKDAVRRTFEFL, encoded by the coding sequence ATGCTGGAGCCGATCGCAGAGGGGGTCTGGGTCGCGCACACGCCACACGTGATGATGGGCCTGCACCTCGGCACGCGCATGACGGTGGTGCGTCTGGCCGACGGCCTCTGGGTCCACTCTCCGATCGGCCTCGGCGGGGGACTGCGCGAAGCGGTCGACGCCCTCGGCGAGGTCCGCCACGTGGTCGCGCCGAACGTCTACCATCACATGTACGTGCCGGAGGCGATGGCCGCGTGGCCCGACGCGACCCTGCACGCGCCAGCGAGCCTGCGAAAGAAGCGGCGCGACCTCGACATCCACCGGACGCTGAGCGAGGAGCGCGTCTGGGGCGACGCCCTCGAGCCGCTCACCATCGACGGCTGCATGCTCGAGGAGACGGTCTTCTTCCATCCCTCGACGCGCACCCTGGTCACCTCGGATCTGACCGAGAACTTCCAGTCCTGCGATCACCTCCCGACGCGCCTCTACCTCAAGGCGAGCGGCACCTACGGCAAGGTCGGCTGGCCACGCCCGCTTCGCCTGCTCTACCGCGATCGCCGCGCCGCGAGAGCGAGCGTAGAGCGCCTCCTCGCCTGGGACTTCGACCGCGTGGTGATCGCGCACGGCACCGACATCCTACGCGAAGGCGCAAAGGACGCCGTGCGGCGCACGTTCGAGTTCCTGTAA
- a CDS encoding four helix bundle protein — MSQMLRITEEAIVWLRSMKPIWEEVAKHDKNLARQMRDSAASVVGNLAEGEKRVGGHERERFGTAYGSAGETRVWLLSAAALGYVSDEAVEGPADWADKARATLWKLMHRG, encoded by the coding sequence ATGAGTCAGATGCTCCGGATCACCGAAGAAGCGATCGTTTGGCTGCGCTCGATGAAGCCGATCTGGGAGGAGGTCGCGAAGCACGACAAGAACCTCGCTCGGCAGATGAGGGACAGCGCGGCGAGCGTGGTCGGCAACCTGGCCGAAGGCGAGAAGCGGGTCGGCGGACACGAGCGCGAGCGGTTCGGTACGGCCTACGGGTCGGCGGGCGAGACTCGCGTGTGGCTGCTCTCGGCCGCAGCGCTCGGGTACGTGAGCGACGAGGCGGTCGAAGGGCCTGCGGACTGGGCGGACAAGGCGCGTGCCACGCTGTGGAAGCTGATGCATCGCGGGTGA